The genome window TCCACCAGGATGACGTCGCCCGGATCGATATACGCCTGGCAGATCAGGTTGATTCCCTCCAGGCCCCCGGCCACGATCATCACGTTCTCCATCCGGCACTCCACGCCCTTGGGCTTGAGCAGTACGTCGATAACGACCTCCCGCAGGTCGCGGATGCCGGCGATGGGACCGTACTGAAGCGCCTCCACGCCCCGCGTATCGGCCCGAAGCGCCTCGTCGGCGATCTGCCGGACGGCCTCGATCGGCAGGGCCTCCTTTGCGGGGGCTCCTCCCCCAAAGGAGATGATTTGAGGATCCGTCATCGACCCGAAGAGGTTTTTCACGACATTGGCCGTGTACTCCATCTTCTTCATGCGCTTCGCATAGGCAATCATTCGTCCTCGCCTCCCGTCCTGTGCGCTATGCAAAAAGTTTCCGCATCATGCCTTTTGCATCGTTTTTCTCATGTTAACCCAAACTTTCAATTCAGTAAAGTGCATGGATTTATCCCTAAACGCAACAGTTGGGCGTACGGTGGGGAGCTTTACAAGAGACGGAACGAGATCGAACGTCTTTTCTGCAGGGTTGAAAGATTTCGTCGCATCGCTACACGGTACGATAAGTTGGATGTTATTTTCTTTGGCTTCCTGCTCTTAGGTAACACCCCCCGGCCCGCACGGTGTCCTACGGAACCGGAGGATATCCCTCCCGGGAGGAGGCGCCGAGGCGGTTTTTCCGGGGCGCCCGGCCGGTTTCCGCCCTTTTTGTTATAATGGCTTCGAGTTCGGAGGGGGGACGGTGGAGATGACCTTCAGGGATACGACACCGAAGGGTCGGGGGCGTACCCGCACGGACGGGAGCGCGGAGAAAGGGGATTCGGACCTCTTCTATTCTCCGCGTTCCGGGACCAGGGCGCAGATTCTCCGAGACATCGGCCGGGGGCGGGTCTGCCCTTTGGTCGACGTCCTCTTCAAGTTCCTGTTCGGGAGGCCGGACCGTTCGGAACTCTTTCTCGACCTGCTCAACGCCCTGGTGTTTCCGGACGGAGAGCGGGCGTTCTCGTCGGTCTCCTTCATCAACAACGAGCTGTCGCCCCTGCGCTCGTCCGGGAAGGGCAGCCGCCTCGACATCGCTGCGCGCCTGGACGGAGAGCTGGTCAATCTGGAGGTTCAGGTCCGGCCCGACCCGGACTACCTGAAGCGGACCCTTTATTACTGGTCTTTGCTGTACTCCGCGACCCTGGAGCGCGGGGCGGACTATACCGAAACGGTGCGGACGATTTCGTTGAACCTTCTGGACTTCGAGCTCTTTCCGGAGGAGCGGGAGTGCCGCAACAGCTACTCCATCCGTAACGACGCGAGCGGCCGCCGACTGTGCG of Fretibacterium sp. OH1220_COT-178 contains these proteins:
- a CDS encoding Rpn family recombination-promoting nuclease/putative transposase, which encodes MTFRDTTPKGRGRTRTDGSAEKGDSDLFYSPRSGTRAQILRDIGRGRVCPLVDVLFKFLFGRPDRSELFLDLLNALVFPDGERAFSSVSFINNELSPLRSSGKGSRLDIAARLDGELVNLEVQVRPDPDYLKRTLYYWSLLYSATLERGADYTETVRTISLNLLDFELFPEERECRNSYSIRNDASGRRLCEDLQIVYFELPKDRMERRAGRRPRNKLERWLGYLDGMRGDEMGRIAEEEPRIGEALLLEREFFQDRDQRLAYIVDLMNHWDEGRYRERLEAAALAKGRAEGEAKGRADTARRMLSHGLSPEQIAEYTGLSPDEIEALRNARP